A stretch of Cicer arietinum cultivar CDC Frontier isolate Library 1 chromosome 5, Cicar.CDCFrontier_v2.0, whole genome shotgun sequence DNA encodes these proteins:
- the LOC101513176 gene encoding uncharacterized protein has protein sequence MMELHTLCCALPSQPLHFSKHHSQPIGTRSLFRYQTQKFGFANASKCLKRVIKEPSLLGLNKFQRRTLTHASDSTVNGALEVHPNQSSSVFVNNGVEPFHGKSGSVSFYGLTYQSVEEGKLESAPFKQEESSYLWVLAPVAFISSLILPQFFIGTIVDAFFNGLILKDIVTLFASEALFYIGLATFLQVADRVQRPYLQYSSKRWGLITGLKGYITSAFLTTGLKITAPLLLLYVTWSVVHMAAIVAIAPFLVGCVAQFAFERYLEKRGSSCWPLVPIIFEVYRLYQLTRAAHFAEKLMYSMKELPVSPEILERSGALFGMMVIFQLLGIVCLWSLMTFLLRLFPSRPVAENY, from the exons ATGATGGAACTTCATACTCTTTGTTGCGCTCTTCCCTCTCAACCACTTCATTTTTCCAAACATCAC TCACAACCAATTGGAACTCGCTCTCTATTCAGATATCAGACACAGAAATTTGGGTTTGCCAATGCGTCTAAAT GCTTGAAACGGGTGATTAAAGAGCCTTCACTTTTGGGATTGAACAAATTCCAAAGAAGGACTCTTACACATGCTTCTGATTCTACTGTAAATGGTGCCTTGGAAGTTCATCCAAACCAAAGTTCTAGTGTTTTTGTTAATAATGGGGTGGAACCATTTCACGGTAAATCAGGTTCTGTCTCTTTTTATGGGTTGACATACCAGTCAGTAGAAGAAGGAAAATTGGAATCTGCTCCTTTCAAACAAGAAGAGAGCTCTTACTTATGGGTTTTGGCTCCCGTTGCCTTCATATCATCTCTGATTCTTCCACAGTTCTTCATTGGCACTATTGTTGACGCTTTCTTTAATGGTTTGATTTTAAAAG ATATTGTGACTTTGTTCGCTTCTGAGGCACTATTCTATATCGGACTTGCAACATTTTTGCAGGTGGCTGATCGTGTCCAGAGGCCATACTTGCAGTACAGCTCTAAAAGATGGGGTCTCATCACTGGCCTCAAAGGATACATAACCTCTGCTTTCCTCACAACGGGTTTGAAGATTACTGCTCCTCTCCTTCTTTTATACGTGACCTGGTCGGTGGTTCACATGGCTGCGATTGTTGCTATTGCTCCCTTTTTAGTTGGCTGTGTTGCTCAATTTGCATTTGAGAGATATTTGGAAAAACGTGGGTCATCCTGTTGGCCTCTAGTCCCTATTATATTTGAG GTATACAGACTGTACCAGCTTACGAGAGCCGCTCATTTTGCCGAGAAGTTGATGTACTCAATGAAGGAGCTACCGGTGTCACCTGAAATACTAGAAAGAAGTGGAGCTTTGTTTGGAATGATGGTGATCTTTCAGTTACTGGGAATTGTGTGCCTTTGGTCATTGATGACTTTTCTTTTGAGGCTATTCCCTTCTAGGCCAGTAGCAGAAAATTACTGA
- the LOC101512847 gene encoding octanoyltransferase LIP2p, chloroplastic-like yields the protein MVLLGECCLSFITPRFLRPNSESNSLSDCVVEINGHRRRKRVHCLRSCELLDFHKEIIPYEKAWCLQKDIVREKKSEIEKEGDCNDTLIVLQHPSVYTLGTASSINNLNFDINNPPFHIHRTERGGEVTYHGPGQLVMYPIINLRRHKMDLHWYLRTLEEVVIRVLSSTFSIQASRMEGFTGVWVGDEKVAAIGIRVAQWITYHGLALNVTTDLSPFKWIVPCGIHGRQVGSIKGLLREAQSSCNNAHGKADLGGLDDDSLINITYRSLIEEFSKVFQLEYYHKTISLPMLCESEGKEVIYTK from the exons ATGGTTTTGTTGGGCGAATGTTGCTTGAGTTTCATCACACCTCGATTTCTCCGCCCCAACTCCGAATCGAACTCACTCTCAGATTGTGTCGTTGAAATAAATGGCcacagaagaagaaaaagggtGCATTGTTTGCGCAGCTGTGAACTCTTAGATTTTCATAAGGAAATAATCCCTTACGAAAAAGCATGGTGTTTGCAAAAAGACATTGTTAGGGAAAAGAAATCTGAAATTGAAAAAGAAGGAGATTGCAATGATACTCTTATTGTATTGCAACATCCTTCAGTTTATACATTGGGTACAGCTAGTTCCATCAACAACCTCAACTTTGACATCAACAATCCTCCCTTTCATATTCATCGTACTGAACGTGGTGGAGAAGTTACCTACCATGGCCCTGGCCAG CTAGTGATGTATCCGATTATTAACCTCAGAAGACACAAGATGGATCTTCATTGGTACCTAAGGACTCTTGAGGAGGTTGTTATTCGTGTCTTGTCTTCAACCTTTTCAATTCAGGCTTCTCGGATGGAAGGTTTCACTGGTGTTTGGGTTG GTGATGAGAAAGTGGCAGCTATAGGTATAAGAGTGGCTCAATGGATAACATATCATGGCTTAGCACTAAATGTCACAACAGATTTGAGTCCCTTTAAATGGATTGTTCCATGTGGAATACATGGTCGTCAAGTTGGGAGCATCAAGGGGTTGCTTAGAGAAGCTCAGTCATCATGTAATAATGCTCATGGAAAAGCTGATTTAGGTGGTTTGGATGATGATAGTCTTATTAATATTACTTATAGGTCCTTAATTGAAGAGTTCTCAAAAGTGTTTCAGCTTGAGTACTATCATAAAACTATTTCTCTACCCATGTTGTGTGAAAGTGAAGGAAAGGAAGTTATTTATACCAAATAA
- the LOC101512318 gene encoding exocyst complex component SEC3A-like isoform X2, giving the protein MAKSSADDSELRRACEAAIEGTKQKIVISIRVVKTLGTWGKASKLGRQMAKPRVLAISTKAKSQRTKAFLRVLKYSNGGVLEPAKIYKLKHLSKVEVATNDPSGCTFTLGFDNLRNHSVAPPQWTMRNIDDRNRLLLSILNICKDVLGRLPKVVGVDVVEMALWAKENTPAVSTHDNQADGATFESSANETELKVNVEKELVSQAEEEDMEALLGTYIMGISQAEAFSERLKRELQALEAANVHAILESEPLIDEVLQGLEAASNCVEDMDEWLGMFNVKLRHMREDIESIEIRNNKLEMQSVNNKTLIEELDKLLEQLNIPSEYSAFLTGDSFDEAQMLQNIEACEWLTGALRGFEVSNIDPTYAKMRAFKEKRGELQILKSTFVRRASEFLRNYFATFVDFMMNDKNYFSQRGQLKRPDHADLRYKCRTYARLLQHLKILDKNCLGPLKKAYCCSLNLLLRREAREFANELRASTKTSRNPTGWLEGSTGSGQNVNSADSSTVSDAYAKLLTVFIPLMVDESSFFAHFMCFEVPTLDGNKSGYNDGANDDDDLGIADIDENDSKSSLSSVELAALNESLQDLLDGIQEDFYAVVDWAYKIDPLCCISMHGTTERYLSGQKADAARFVRLLLGDLESRISMLFSRFVDEASHQIERSERNVRQSVLPYIPRFATLATRMEQYIAGQSRDLVDQAYTKFVSIMFVTLEKLAQTEPKYADIFLIENYAAFQNSLYDLANVVPTLAKFYHQASEAYEQSCTRHISMIIYYQFERLFQFARRIEDLILSNVSPEEIPFQLGLSKVDFRKMLRSSLSGMDKSIAAMYKKLQKNLTSEELLPSLWDKCKKDFVDKYDSFVQLCAKIYPAESVPSTAELRELLASM; this is encoded by the exons ATGGCGAAATCAAGTGCCGACGATTCCGAACTCCGGCGAGCTTGCGAGGCTGCAATTGAAGGAACCAAACAGAAGATCGTCATTTCCATCCGAGTCGTCAAGACTCTCGGCACCTGGGGAAAAGCTTCCAAGCTTGGTCGTCAAATGGCGAAACCTAGGGTTCTCGCTATCTCTA CAAAAGCAAAAAGTCAACGGACAAAAGCTTTTCTTCGAGTTTTAAAGTATTCGAATGGAGGAGTTCTTGAG CCTGCTAAAATATACAAGCTGAAGCATCTCTCCAAAGTGGAAGTTGCAACAAATGATCCCAGTGGATGTACTTTTACGTTG GGATTTGATAACCTTAGAAATCACAGTGTGGCTCCTCCACAGTGGACAATGCGCAATATTGATGACAG GAATCGCCTCCTGCTTTCTATCTTGAATATTTGCAAAGATGTCTTGGGTCGCCTTCCTAAGGTGGTTGGTGTTGATGTTGTGGAGATGGCTCTTTGGGCTAAG GAAAATACACCTGCAGTTTCCACTCATGATAACCAAGCAGACGGTGCTACTTTTGAATCTTCTGCCAATGAAACAGAATTGAAAGTCAATGTTGAAAAGGAGCTTGTCTCCCAAGCAGAGGAAGAGGACATGGAAGCTCTTTTGGGAAC TTATATAATGGGCATTAGTCAAGCAGAGGCATTTTCTGAAAGGTTGAAAAGAGAGCTCCAGGCTCTAGAAGCAGCAAATGTGCATGCTATTTTAGAAAGTGAACCTTTAATAGATGAG GTGTTGCAAGGGCTTGAAGCTGCTTCGAATTGTGTGGAAGATATGGATGAATGGTTAGGCATGTTCAATGTGAAACTCCGACACATGAGGGAGGACATTGAATCA ATTGAAATCCGCAATAACAAGTTGGAAATGCAATCAGTAAATAACAAAACTCTCATTGAAGAGCTTGATAAACTTCTTGAGCAATTGAATATCCCTTCTGAG TATTCAGCATTTTTGACTGGAGATTCGTTTGATGAAGCGCAAATGCTTCAAAATATAGAAGCATGTGAGTGGTTGACTGGTGCCTTGCGTGGTTTTGAAGTGTCCAACATAGATCCTACTTATGCCAAGATGAGAGCT TTTAAAGAGAAACGAGGAGaacttcaaatattaaaatctacTTTTGTCAGGAGAGCTTCTGAATTTTTGAGGAATTACTTTGCtacttttgttgatttcatgATGAATGATAAAAACTACTTTTCTCAG CGGGGACAATTGAAAAGGCCAGATCATGCTGACCTGCGATACAAGTGCAGGACATATGCACGCCTTTTGCAACATTTAAAG ATTCTGGATAAGAATTGCTTGGGCCCATTGAAAAAAGCTTATTGCTGTTCTCTAAACTTGCTTCTTCGCAGGGAG GCCCGCGAGTTTGCTAATGAACTTCGTGCTAGTACTAAAACGTCTAGAAATCCAACTGGTTGGCTTGAAGGTTCCACAGGTTCTGGTCAGAATGTAAACTCTGCTGACTCTTCTACAGTTTCTGATGCATATGCAAAGCTGCTCACCGTATTTATCCCACTTATGGTGGATGAG AGTTCTTTTTTTGCACACTTCATGTGCTTCGAAGTTCCTACACTTGATGGTAATAAATCTGGATACAATGATGGTGCTAACGATGACGACGATTTGGGAATTGCGGACATTGATGAGAATGACAGTAAATCCA GTCTAAGTTCTGTGGAGCTTGCAGCTTTAAACGAATCACTTCAGGATTTGCTTGATGGAATTCAA GAAGACTTCTATGCTGTTGTGGATTGGGCATACAAGATTGATCCTTTATGCTGCATATCAATGCATGGGACAACAGAACGCTATCTCTCTGGTCAAAAGGCTGATGCAGCAAGATTTGTCCGCCTTTTACTTGGTGACCTTGAGTCTCGGATATCTATGCTATTCAGCCGG TTTGTTGATGAAGCTAGCCATCAGATTGAAAGAAGTGAGCGCAATGTTCGCCAAAGTGTCCTACCCTACATTCCCAG ATTTGCAACCCTTGCAACACGGATGGAGCAGTACATTGCGGGACAGTCCAGGGATTTGGTTGACCAAGCATACACAAAATTT GTTAGCATAATGTTTGTAACTTTGGAAAAACTTGCACAAACAGAACCAAAGTATGCAGATATTTTTCTTATAGAGAACTATGCTGCTTTTCAGAATAG TTTGTATGACCTAGCCAACGTGGTGCCTACTCTGGCCAAATTTTATCATCAAGCTAGTGAAGCGTATGAGCAATCATGCACACGCCATATTAGCATGATTATCTATTAT CAATTTGAACGGCTTTTCCAATTTGCTCGAAGGATTGAGGACTTGATTCTCAGTAATGTTTCACCTGAAGAG ATTCCCTTCCAGCTTGGGCTGTCAAAAGTGGATTTTCGGAAGATGCTAAGATCCAGTTTGTCTGGG aTGGACAAGTCCATTGCTGCAATGTATAAGAAATTGCAGAAGAATTTGACTTCTGAGGAACTGTTACCTTCCTTATGGGATAAATGCAAG AAGGATTTTGTCGATAAGTACGACAGTTTTGTCCAACTTTGCGCCAAGATTTACCCTGCTGAGTCAGTCCCTTCTACAGCAGAATTGAGAGAACTTTTAGCTTCAATGTAA
- the LOC101512318 gene encoding exocyst complex component SEC3A-like isoform X1 gives MAKSSADDSELRRACEAAIEGTKQKIVISIRVVKTLGTWGKASKLGRQMAKPRVLAISTKAKSQRTKAFLRVLKYSNGGVLEPAKIYKLKHLSKVEVATNDPSGCTFTLGFDNLRNHSVAPPQWTMRNIDDRNRLLLSILNICKDVLGRLPKVVGVDVVEMALWAKENTPAVSTHDNQADGATFESSANETELKVNVEKELVSQAEEEDMEALLGTYIMGISQAEAFSERLKRELQALEAANVHAILESEPLIDEVLQGLEAASNCVEDMDEWLGMFNVKLRHMREDIESIEIRNNKLEMQSVNNKTLIEELDKLLEQLNIPSEYSAFLTGDSFDEAQMLQNIEACEWLTGALRGFEVSNIDPTYAKMRAFKEKRGELQILKSTFVRRASEFLRNYFATFVDFMMNDKNYFSQRGQLKRPDHADLRYKCRTYARLLQHLKILDKNCLGPLKKAYCCSLNLLLRREAREFANELRASTKTSRNPTGWLEGSTGSGQNVNSADSSTVSDAYAKLLTVFIPLMVDESSFFAHFMCFEVPTLDGNKSGYNDGANDDDDLGIADIDENDSKSSTCLSSVELAALNESLQDLLDGIQEDFYAVVDWAYKIDPLCCISMHGTTERYLSGQKADAARFVRLLLGDLESRISMLFSRFVDEASHQIERSERNVRQSVLPYIPRFATLATRMEQYIAGQSRDLVDQAYTKFVSIMFVTLEKLAQTEPKYADIFLIENYAAFQNSLYDLANVVPTLAKFYHQASEAYEQSCTRHISMIIYYQFERLFQFARRIEDLILSNVSPEEIPFQLGLSKVDFRKMLRSSLSGMDKSIAAMYKKLQKNLTSEELLPSLWDKCKKDFVDKYDSFVQLCAKIYPAESVPSTAELRELLASM, from the exons ATGGCGAAATCAAGTGCCGACGATTCCGAACTCCGGCGAGCTTGCGAGGCTGCAATTGAAGGAACCAAACAGAAGATCGTCATTTCCATCCGAGTCGTCAAGACTCTCGGCACCTGGGGAAAAGCTTCCAAGCTTGGTCGTCAAATGGCGAAACCTAGGGTTCTCGCTATCTCTA CAAAAGCAAAAAGTCAACGGACAAAAGCTTTTCTTCGAGTTTTAAAGTATTCGAATGGAGGAGTTCTTGAG CCTGCTAAAATATACAAGCTGAAGCATCTCTCCAAAGTGGAAGTTGCAACAAATGATCCCAGTGGATGTACTTTTACGTTG GGATTTGATAACCTTAGAAATCACAGTGTGGCTCCTCCACAGTGGACAATGCGCAATATTGATGACAG GAATCGCCTCCTGCTTTCTATCTTGAATATTTGCAAAGATGTCTTGGGTCGCCTTCCTAAGGTGGTTGGTGTTGATGTTGTGGAGATGGCTCTTTGGGCTAAG GAAAATACACCTGCAGTTTCCACTCATGATAACCAAGCAGACGGTGCTACTTTTGAATCTTCTGCCAATGAAACAGAATTGAAAGTCAATGTTGAAAAGGAGCTTGTCTCCCAAGCAGAGGAAGAGGACATGGAAGCTCTTTTGGGAAC TTATATAATGGGCATTAGTCAAGCAGAGGCATTTTCTGAAAGGTTGAAAAGAGAGCTCCAGGCTCTAGAAGCAGCAAATGTGCATGCTATTTTAGAAAGTGAACCTTTAATAGATGAG GTGTTGCAAGGGCTTGAAGCTGCTTCGAATTGTGTGGAAGATATGGATGAATGGTTAGGCATGTTCAATGTGAAACTCCGACACATGAGGGAGGACATTGAATCA ATTGAAATCCGCAATAACAAGTTGGAAATGCAATCAGTAAATAACAAAACTCTCATTGAAGAGCTTGATAAACTTCTTGAGCAATTGAATATCCCTTCTGAG TATTCAGCATTTTTGACTGGAGATTCGTTTGATGAAGCGCAAATGCTTCAAAATATAGAAGCATGTGAGTGGTTGACTGGTGCCTTGCGTGGTTTTGAAGTGTCCAACATAGATCCTACTTATGCCAAGATGAGAGCT TTTAAAGAGAAACGAGGAGaacttcaaatattaaaatctacTTTTGTCAGGAGAGCTTCTGAATTTTTGAGGAATTACTTTGCtacttttgttgatttcatgATGAATGATAAAAACTACTTTTCTCAG CGGGGACAATTGAAAAGGCCAGATCATGCTGACCTGCGATACAAGTGCAGGACATATGCACGCCTTTTGCAACATTTAAAG ATTCTGGATAAGAATTGCTTGGGCCCATTGAAAAAAGCTTATTGCTGTTCTCTAAACTTGCTTCTTCGCAGGGAG GCCCGCGAGTTTGCTAATGAACTTCGTGCTAGTACTAAAACGTCTAGAAATCCAACTGGTTGGCTTGAAGGTTCCACAGGTTCTGGTCAGAATGTAAACTCTGCTGACTCTTCTACAGTTTCTGATGCATATGCAAAGCTGCTCACCGTATTTATCCCACTTATGGTGGATGAG AGTTCTTTTTTTGCACACTTCATGTGCTTCGAAGTTCCTACACTTGATGGTAATAAATCTGGATACAATGATGGTGCTAACGATGACGACGATTTGGGAATTGCGGACATTGATGAGAATGACAGTAAATCCAGTACAT GTCTAAGTTCTGTGGAGCTTGCAGCTTTAAACGAATCACTTCAGGATTTGCTTGATGGAATTCAA GAAGACTTCTATGCTGTTGTGGATTGGGCATACAAGATTGATCCTTTATGCTGCATATCAATGCATGGGACAACAGAACGCTATCTCTCTGGTCAAAAGGCTGATGCAGCAAGATTTGTCCGCCTTTTACTTGGTGACCTTGAGTCTCGGATATCTATGCTATTCAGCCGG TTTGTTGATGAAGCTAGCCATCAGATTGAAAGAAGTGAGCGCAATGTTCGCCAAAGTGTCCTACCCTACATTCCCAG ATTTGCAACCCTTGCAACACGGATGGAGCAGTACATTGCGGGACAGTCCAGGGATTTGGTTGACCAAGCATACACAAAATTT GTTAGCATAATGTTTGTAACTTTGGAAAAACTTGCACAAACAGAACCAAAGTATGCAGATATTTTTCTTATAGAGAACTATGCTGCTTTTCAGAATAG TTTGTATGACCTAGCCAACGTGGTGCCTACTCTGGCCAAATTTTATCATCAAGCTAGTGAAGCGTATGAGCAATCATGCACACGCCATATTAGCATGATTATCTATTAT CAATTTGAACGGCTTTTCCAATTTGCTCGAAGGATTGAGGACTTGATTCTCAGTAATGTTTCACCTGAAGAG ATTCCCTTCCAGCTTGGGCTGTCAAAAGTGGATTTTCGGAAGATGCTAAGATCCAGTTTGTCTGGG aTGGACAAGTCCATTGCTGCAATGTATAAGAAATTGCAGAAGAATTTGACTTCTGAGGAACTGTTACCTTCCTTATGGGATAAATGCAAG AAGGATTTTGTCGATAAGTACGACAGTTTTGTCCAACTTTGCGCCAAGATTTACCCTGCTGAGTCAGTCCCTTCTACAGCAGAATTGAGAGAACTTTTAGCTTCAATGTAA
- the LOC101511993 gene encoding probable galacturonosyltransferase-like 1, whose translation MQSTSIPQPKPTFQFLTLILVFFFFFFVPCLSSTLTTITHQFKEAPEFYNSPECPSITDTSSYICSDTNKTIVHVAMTLDTTYIRGSMAAILSILQHSSCPQNIFFHFVCSSNASLLRAAITTSFPYLKFHLYTFNDSTVSGLISTSIRSALDCPLNYARSYLPNLLPFCVTRVVYLDSDLILVDDIAKLAATSLGENSVLAAPEYCNANFTSYFTPSFWSNPSLSLTFANRKPCYFNTGVMVIDLGRWREGEYTAKIEDWMELQKRMRIYELGSLPPFLLVFAGEIASVDHRWNQHGLGGDNFRGLCRDLHPGPVSLLHWSGKGKPWVRLDANRPCPLDALWAPYDLLQTPFSLDS comes from the coding sequence ATGCAATCTACTAGTATTCCCCAACCAAAACCAACATTCCAATTCTTAACTCTCATActagtattcttcttcttcttcttcgtacCATGTCTATCATCCACCTTGACAACCATTACCCATCAATTCAAAGAAGCTCCAGAATTCTACAATTCCCCAGAATGCCCCTCCATTACCGACACTTCCTCCTACATATGTTCCGACACAAACAAAACAATAGTTCACGTCGCAATGACACTCGACACAACATACATCCGTGGATCCATGGCAGCAATCCTTTCAATCCTTCAACACTCTTCCTGCccacaaaatattttcttccaCTTCGTTTGTTCCTCCAACGCGTCACTCCTACGCGCCGCAATCACAACCTCATTCCCTTACCTTAAATTCCATCTCTACACTTTCAACGACTCCACTGTCTCAGGTCTCATCTCAACCTCAATTCGTTCCGCTCTCGATTGTCCTCTCAACTACGCTCGTAGTTACTTACCAAATCTATTGCCGTTTTGTGTCACCCGTGTCGTTTACCTTGACTCAGACCTTATACTCGTAGACGACATTGCAAAATTAGCAGCAACCTCGTTAGGAGAAAACTCTGTGTTAGCAGCACCTGAATACTGCAACGCGAATTTCACTTCTTATTTCACTCCATCATTTTGGTCTAATCCTTCTCTGTCTCTAACATTTGCGAATAGAAAACCGTGTTATTTTAACACGGGTGTGATGGTGATTGATTTGGGAAGGTGGAGAGAAGGGGAATATACAGCGAAGATTGAGGATTGGATGGAACTTCAGAAGAGGATGAGAATCTATGAATTAGGTTCTTTGCCGCCATTTTTGCTTGTTTTTGCTGGGGAAATTGCTTCCGTGGATCATAGATGGAATCAACATGGACTTGGTGGTGATAATTTTCGTGGTCTTTGTAGAGATCTTCATCCTGGTCCTGTTAGTTTGTTGCATTGGAGTGGGAAAGGTAAACCTTGGGTTAGATTGGATGCTAATAGACCTTGTCCCTTGGATGCTCTTTGGGCACCTTATGATTTATTACAAACTCCTTTTTCCCTTGATTCTTGA